The Silene latifolia isolate original U9 population chromosome Y, ASM4854445v1, whole genome shotgun sequence sequence aatttaccaatcttacattgtcatgtgcttaacaacttaagtgctttgatgataagtgtttagtttgagcagtaagacttttgaaccatggatgcatagaagatattatcaaaatatattttgatcaaGTACAACTTCTATTCATATTATTCACAAGAGAATATAGTCAtgtaaggaattttaagatgttaatcttatagttggatagaacgattcctatcgagttctatggaatagaacgattccaatgaatctagtccacaacctatgatacggttcattctAGAAAGGGATTCTATTTGTCATAAGTAATAGTGGGTCAGCAGAGActtgtgttacaatcgaattgatattatatatgagtaggagcgataataaagaacaacataaaacaacgaaatagtggaaaaaataaacattcatcgttatatataaaacatttaagaatgttttagcatttatatagtgacctctacccaactattataaataatcCCGATATCCAacttcatatcaattcgggcacggtgagccgagtcatccctaatcaatataactcggtggattaactctttaatcgattctacttctagaactctcggtcgataaaattactttaatatttttctcaagcccggaacacatgcggctatggtcgcgaatacttccgttgagatcAATCCGAATTTCGATGTAGTAACAATTtaccacccacttacccaacataacaagtttagcacccaggtgagccgagcctacttccttatgaaattgggattcatggttctactatttgttAAGGcgaattctcaattattatttagtgagaggtcttgtcaatttattatctatctcgtttaaagtgaactaaagcggtgaactagcgataattataattgacacagtTGATGATTCGATAAAAAAgatatgcatgtgaagttatggcaatttggctatgcatgcaaacatataaattgaatgcaaagcaaaacaataaaatcctagtatggccttcctaaaatagtaaatctaataaactatttacaaatttggaaaccaactcctttggtcccttaaacTTTATTTGGCACGCAattcaaggcaacaccgtctttatcgGGACGCCTTTCCtgatggcaccgtcttcaaggatctccgggataaataaattacatagcttttctactttatacattataaaaagaaaaacaaaaataaaaataaaagtaatacgagatcacattaattacaaccgaatcgatatccccattcatttcgggaaatatcaattaaaaactaaggccatactaattacaaattacataattcaaaattatataaaataaaacatgacattcatactaaaaatgcagcattaacatatgtataaaacatgccatgtgatgtgccaaatcgccctatttaaactaatatcgtatattcggtccggttttatggataattgtgactattaacttttagaatcacacaatattacacaaatcaaatctatgtccaagttaattaaaATGACCCTTAGTAGGGCATCATTATGTTCTCTCTTCCTATATTCTATGggcaaatttttattaaaattttggaatattggaaattttccagaatatacaaaattatgattttgaaattttcgaatttttatgacttattgggaattatttcattattattatgaataaaagtGTTTAAACAGCAATAAAATAATATCAATTTcgattattgtcaaatatttagtgaagacaaaatttttgagtcctaagaaggttggggtaattaacttggacatagatttgatttatgcaatattatgtgattttaataagttaatagtcacaattatccataaaaccggaccgaatatacgatattagcttaaatagggcgatttggcacatcacatggcatgttgCATACATATATAAATActgcatttttattatgattgtcatattttaatttatatataattttgaattatgtaatttttacttagtatggccttagtttttaattgatatttcccgatatgaatggggatatcgattcgattgtaattaatgtgatcttgtatcacttttatttttatttttatttttatttttataatgtataaagtagaaaagctatgtaatttatttatcccggagatccttgaagaaggtgccattcggaaaggcgttccgaaaagacggtgttgccttgaagtgcgtgccaaatgaagttcaagggaccaaaggagttggtttccgagtttgtaaatagtttattatatttactattttaggaaggccatactaggattttattgttttgctttgcattcattttatatgtttgcatgcatagccaaattgccataacttcacatgcatattatTTTTTAATCGAGTAATCGACCgtatcaattataattatcgtagttcaccgctttagttcacttaaaacgagatagataattAATTGACAatacctctcactaaataataattgagaattagccttaccaaatagtagaaccatgaatcccaatttcataaggaagtaggcttagctcaccggggtgctaaacttgttacgttgggtaagtgggtagttaattgttattacatcgaaatttggattgagctcaacggaagtattcgtgaccgtagccgcatgtgttccgggcttaagataaatattaaagtaattttatcgaccgagagttctagaagtagaatcgattaaagagttaatccaccgaattatattgattagggatgtatcggctcaccgtgcctgagttaatatgaatttggatctcgggatcatttataatagttgggtagaggtcactatataaatgctaaaacattcttCAATGTTTTTAGATATAATGATGAATGTttgattttcccactatttcgttgttttatgttctttattatcgctcctactcagatatgatatcaattcgattgtaacacggatctccgctaaaccactattacttacgacaagtagaatctctttctaaaatgaaccgtatcataggttgtggactagatccATAGGAATTTTTCTATTCCATGGAACTCGATAGGAATCATCCTATGCaactataagattaacatcttaaaattTCTTACATACCTATATTCTCTTGTGAAGaatatgaataaaagtagtacttgatcaaaatatgttttgataatatcttctatgcatacATGGTTCAAGGAAGTTGATCGTGTgacaccaacatattccttcttgaatatgtatgacattgacatagccttcttgcgaattatcacgtcatgagCATTTCATACAAATTTGTGAACAATGTTAGAAAataccacatttcatgattatgaaatatggcaaaaggatgtcaaaaaccacctttctaaatgggtatttagaagaGGATGTGTTCCTAACACAATCCGAAGTTTTTTTtaaaatccttagaatcctaacattgaattaTCCTACGACGACTAGCAAtaataaattcagaaatttacatgaatggaactagggtagttgtcatTTTATCCATGGTTTACTTTTCCTTCTCTAATGTAACTTTATTTCTCggattatttcgctcggatttgattgttctttacgccggattttcacgattgtaatcccttcctcctttattaataataatctttATTTCATTGCTTTGATTACttgttttacttcatttattcctttgccctaatttacttttatgcaatttaattatcgctttaatatgttgaatgctggttatttatctgctgttagttttgatagtttaattagcgatatgagtagctaattctaattcatgttgggattaggggatctacggtaggaatgtgacgatgtagtaaatagtttaGATGAGTTAATTGTGAAActttgtcaccatagcaatttaactgtatttttaccgacttagttgagtgcacgcttctgagtcatccctttaatctggctaaaattaaccccggatcggaagattggactaaataggcctgctatgaacagtagactaccctgacgaagATGGACGTTAAGTTAGTTCTATTTTAGGATATttagtggaccggaaggacctttccatatccgtctcgcattaatttgtctaagttgtttacagttgagtcactggactaccgcagtgaaccgaaatcctgacatgacctttctctatttgataatttaaatctattttcctgcctttactgctcttgtctttacttctctttcctttaaaccttctagtttagaaacccaatttaaacaaccccccatttgtgaccaaatagacggacttctacagatatcttgcctccctgaggagatcgacctgacttccctagctatatagttagtttagttagtttattttttataggtatacgacagacgtatcaggttcctcgaccgatcgagtgaaaccataatcttttatcacctggtcgaaacaatgattccaactccgagaagcttgcttaaatcCATAAAttgaacgtttaagcttgcacactttcttaggattttcaggatctatgaaaccttcgggttgtaccatgtacaattcctcctccaaataaccgtttaagaaggcggttttcacatccatttgccaaatttcatagtcatgaaaagcggcaattgctaagattatccgaatggaacgcaacataactacgggtgcaaaaatttcatcataatgcaatatGTGCACTttagtgaaaccttttgccactagtcgtgctttataggtatctggttgcccgtctatagaatgctttattttgtaaagccatttgcactgaagaggttgtaccttgttaggtaaatcaacaagatcccatacgtcattctcatacatggagtccatatcggattgcatggcttcaagccatagcttagattcggaacaggtcatggcacctttataggtagcgggttcattactctctaggagcaaaacgtcattttcctcgaccatccCAATGTATCtatctggaggattagagactctacctaacctcctaggttcctgaggaatgttaaccgtattaTTAGTTGAAGAAACATCTTCTTCCATCTGTTCCTCAGTTGTTgtttcttgaatctccgacagctcgaaggttctattacttgacttgttctcgagaaattctttctccaagaactttgcactagccgcaacaaaaactcgatgttcggtaggcgaatagaagtaatgaccaaacattccttttggatagtcaataaagtatgtcttgaccgatcacgggccgagcttatccttgtatctccacttgacataagcctcgcagccccagagccaaataaaggacaagttagggaccgttcccttccccatttcatacggagtcttgtcgaaAACTTTAGACGGagttcggttaagtataagaggagctgacaaaagagcaaagccccataatgaattaggtactaccgtgtgctcatcatggatcgaaccatatcaagtagtgttcgatttctccgttcggacacaccatttaattgaggtgttccaggtggagttaactgtaaaactattccacagtctttaaggtgttgatcaaactcatttgaaagatattcgccaccacgatctgaacgtagtgctttaacctttcttcccagttggttctcaaccttattttggtattccttgaatttttcaaaagactcacttttatgattcattaagtagacatatccgtatctactcaaataatccatgaaagtgataaaatatctatatccgtctctagcggtaattgacataggtccacatacatcagtttgtatgagtcctaataggtcattagcgtgCATTCCAGcatctttgaaggaaattcgagtcattttgccgataagacacgattcacacgtgccaaatgatgagaaatcaaatgtggagatagtcccattatcaatgagtttctttacacgtttttcatttatgtgtcccatttgaCAATGCCATacataagtttgatctttgtcaccgacctttaatttcttattattcacatgtaatatttctgtggtttgatctaagatataaatttcattcatggaaactgctttgccataaaccatctcattaaaagagaaaatacaactattgttctttattgaaaataaaaaaccgtctttatcaagtacggaaacagaaataatattcttagataaactgggtacatagtaaaagttatataaatataactcaaaaccactagggatcTGGATTACGtttgttccctttgagactgcagcaactcttgctccattcccgactcgcagatccacatcaccctttgcgaggggtgtgatgtgttttaggccctgcaaatgattacacagatgagaaccacaaccagtatcaagtacccaagtttcaaaacttgcatggttaatctcaatcatatgaatataagatgacataccaacaggagtgacgcggcctgcttttatgtcctcacggtacacgggacagttcctcctctaatgcccagtcttgtgacaatggtggcactcaacgttaccgtccttgctctttgccttgccttgtgagccactagtctcaccaggcccactcttaccgtttcctgacttcttaaactttggctttcctacagttaggtcgccgtgagcttttcccttacccttattcttgttggaaatcatgagaacatcttgcttcatgctcccactcaatttcatatccttctcgttctgtacgagaagtgagtgtagttcatgaggacttttcttcatgtcattcatgtagtaatttgcccagaaaagggcaaaaccatcatgaagtgaatgaagcatacggtcaataacTATggtctcactgattttgcaatcaagtgccttcagtttctcgacattctcaatcatgttaagaatgtgtgggctaaccggttagcccttatggagtttcgcatcaaagaaacgacaggtatgctcataagtaacgattctcggtgcttttgagaactcattagtgagcgtggtggaaatcttgtttgcaccatgggcaatgaagcgtctttgaaaattggtttccattgcaaaaatgagtatattctttatcgcacccgcttccatgacgaagtcactataagcaagtgactcgttagctcttgcattggggcctgggtttggcggtattggctcagttaagtacttgagcttaccgtcagcaatggcagcattacagaatgatgcctcccagtccgcaaattTGGACCTGTCATTCTTCaatcgtgtggactgattcatgtggtccatgagagttttgagccaggactcgcgtgcaagtgtggcacttagcatagggatatcattatttccagccattttttgtaagcagtattatcaatataaaacgaattctacactgcggaaaaaagaaaaatataataagcatactcatcgttatgatttaagtctaatgcaaaactgttataatgcgaagactcaagcatttatacaattgacctccctcaagaattatatatatgatcccaagactcaattatctgtaaattgataagcaacctcttggctaattctactgttagaattcttggttgataaatttctatAAATTCTATCTGTAGTCCATCAAAATCACGAGAAACTCtccggattataatgttgaggtaaaataagtcaacacaaactacttacccaacgtagaaggggtcacatggagagtaaggtcctatatgcctaccgacgaagaagggattcatagttgtttggccttataaagactagtctcaattttattttagaggaagatcccatcaattttattttaattcattttaagtgaactaatatcaagcatgcgagaatgaataaattaagatgatggcttaaaaagtgtgccatctttatgtccatgataagtAACATTCAAattatatgagtcaattttcatgcatattagtaggtggtttggtttaggcggaaaatgatgcactaactatcatgcgtagaaaagcaacaagaatgaaaaaaacgaaaacaaaaacaaagtcctagtgtgtcctatctaccaaaatgaacataaatacaactttggaatccttcctaggacccgagaagcttctcttgatgttccatcttggtccatgtagcgggagtgagcaatccaatctccatctttagtcttctcaaaattacaattaataaattacaaaataaacgtatttacattctaatttcaaaaccataatattaaagaaaaccaaaggatattcgagatctcaaaattacatcaagactatgtttccatcattacgaaaacataatcaactaaggccacactaagtaatacataaattacaaccgattgcaaaaatacgtaaataaaccattcaacaattcataaaactaaataaaatgcatcaactataaattaaccattcaagacataattccttaattatgtagagtaatttatccaaaccacctattttaaaatgatcaaaattatgtgacaattcctcaattactcacaataattccaatcttaatacatattaacttgtaatatgaattaatctaacattattttaaaccactttaaaataattgggtatctataatttgtgaactttttcacaacatacaatcatacattatGGATTTAATGTATAACATAAACGGCCAAAACACAACAAAAAcgagaaatttttttttattgctcTCGGCATTTAccctaaaaacgaaaaaaaaacagttttttttgttttttttctcggCATTTGCCCATAAAATCAAATAacagctttttttttttacttttctctcaaaaaaaaacatttttatgtgaacaatttgtttaatgttgctactagaacaagattggcataatcatcaacttttaatttaaacatagatccaaactaggtgattcaatttaacctcttaaaatgaatatctaaattatgattaaatcgattatccgaatatttgattcatcacaattgatttgaacattattaaattaatgaatcatgattctaaacaacaatttaaaaccatgtatgccaaaactatatagtaaaaacaaatgaacatcaacaaacaaaacgatttccatttacattttaatttaattcttattaaatcaaaacatctacaaatttatcatattatcatcttaatatattaaaacaacaatatcaataaatcaaaatggaaacaaagcataaaaaaaaaaaaaaacctctcggaaaaaaaaaaaaaattgtcacggccgaaagttttttttttcttcaaatttttttttttttttttttttttgcaagaagggTAGTTCTCATATATTCCAAAAATAAGAGGATTACATGAGTTTCTTACAAAGAAATATAACCTCTATACTATGACAACATTTTAGCTCCCCTATCTATACAAGTATACAAGTATACCTGTATACCTCTCTTTAATCTACAAAAACAGGTCTCTCATTAAGAGCTACCACTACTTCTGTGTATACAGCATCATTTACAGTATTTAGTATCAAAGTACTGACTATTAGTTGAATCTCCTTTACAAGCTGATTAGTTGATCTCTCTTTCCCTTCAAAAATTCTCAGATTCCTTTCAGTCCAGAGTGATGAAACTAGGCATCCCAGACTACATCTGACCCACTTATGTTTCCAATGCTTCTTTTTGTGTCTACTGTTTGCCCATAGTAGAAGGGACTCCAGATCAGTGCAGGGTGTATTGAGATTTATCCAGTGCTTGATGGAAGATAGCACATCAGTGTAGTAGTCACAACTGAAAAACATATGGGAGGCACATTcagagtcttgcttgcataagCAGCACCTATTTATCAGAATTCGACCCTTTCCCATTAATTGGTCAACAGTAGGTAACTTCTGCTGCACAACCATCATGAGAGTTACTCGATGTCGTGGAACCATAGTACCTCTGGAGATAGCTTTGTATACTGGCATGACAATAGAACTTTCACGCAGAGCATCATAGGCTTTCCTCAGGGAGAATTTGTGATTGACAAGGCATTGCTCCAAAACTCCCTCAGCTGCCTGCAAGCTGCCAAACTTGGAGATACACTCATTCCTTACTTGGATGATTACCCTGATGCAATCAGAATAGTACTCTTTAGCAGTAAGAGTCCAAATTGTGCATTGATTAGTTAGGTAATTACTAGTCCAAAGGTTCCATATTGCCCCTCTGCCATGGTCTAGGCACCAGAGCCATTTAAGCATAATAGGCTGATTCCATTTGCCAATATCTTTAATCTGAAAGCCACCCTCTTCCCAGGGAAGACAAATGCTTTGCCAGCTTTTAAAAATGATCCTCTTAGTACCATCGTTCTTGCCCCAGAACAAATCTCTACTGAGCTTGACAATACCTTTAATGATTTGCTTGGGCAGTAGAAGACCAGTACACCAAAAATTGCAGAGTCCAAACACTGCAGAATTAAGTACTTGAATCCTACCAGCATAAGAGAGGTGCTTAGTAGAAAATTGGCCAGCTAACATTTGTATTTTAAGTAAAAGACCATCAAACATTTCAGTAGTAAGTCGTGAAGAATGAATTGGCAACCCTAAATATCTGAAAGGAAATCTCCCTTCATGAATGCCAACAACTGCAAGGATCTGAGCTTTAATATTGCTTGGCACACCTCCCAAATAAGCTTCAGCCTTCTCCAGATTAGCATTGAGGCCAGACCATTGAGAGAAGGTAGCCAGAATATTTACAACATGTTGAATAGAAGGTAAGTCTCCTCTGGTGAAGAcctcaaatttttttttgtttaaatccatttatgaaaatcatataaaataatttcgtagcctaagctctgataccacttgtgggaaatatcggtatatttcatcaagaaaattttcggattataacaaaattatgaaatatcaaattgctagtcataaacgaattgtataaacaaaagaatagagattagaattaactttcaatcctagcaatttggcctaagaaaaAAATACCGAGATCGATATTCTcttaatcgttgcacccaaaatgctccgagaaatgccattccttttgctagaatgagatccctaatttctaatgattttagggtttttgtgatgtgagaattaggtcaaaaaaaaagtaaagaaaatcctcccatttctttttcttttaaccGTCCAAGTGAGCAAAAtaaggaagatatttttcttcctttttttctcaCTTTGACCGAAAAAACCAccaaccaaaataaggagataatcttcttattttggtagttctcatattgtataaaatgtgtatatttatcaattgtcaattatgtcaacacgtatttaataagtccacacacaacagtttgtagtcgatttattaataccggtctgtcaatcatttattatgacaatgtcgtataatatatactttaactataaatatcgcatatttataatttgctaattaaatataactggttacgtttaattaagaattaacatcttaattcgtttaagctaacattatacacattaattaaatataacagtttatattcaatttacgaattaacaattaattcgtctcagctgatattatttaattgtattaaataatcgactcatcatcacattgactaaccttttagtcaaatacatggactaaccttttagtcatgtaAGGCatcacatcctttaggtgtgacttttagggaccagttgatcaccgccatcagtatgataataacgtcaaacttctagcaagctaaccgttattaataaacgttaatcaactgataaaatactaagtataccatgtgaacctataagagatttatacatgttatcacactaactgtggaggacactagctccaacaagattttcgtagagatgtttttcgtgtttcggatgatgaaacaatgaagcacaaacgtccctatttatacaaaacaatcagcgctttcTTCCGAAAAAGGGGGAAGCTCACTTCCATTGCCtatggcctcgcgcctctttaggcttgtcctcaggatccgcaccttgatttgtccctatcaagttgtgtttcttcctgacacctaatTTTTCTCGCctcaaggctcgcgcctcttccggCCTATCTgggaatttttgtgttttctcacactcacatttctttgttTTCGCGTTATACGAAATATTAAACCTACGGGtttttctattattttattataggggaagggctagtcgccccgatccgcgacggatcgttgccatgtcagtcgaaaattccgaaaatttttccctttttcgcattttccacaaaaatcgaaaattgataacacaacgTCAATTTTTCCACAAAAATTCAGACTCTTGCAAATACGAGTCTTGATCTTGCAaatatcaaatcaaatacactcgcaaaatctcttttgaaattcatctacgatggtttgagttttagtttttccgggttacaaatcaattttcggcaaaattcgacgcaatttaattcaaacacgaattaatttctcaaaatttcaaatcaatttcttttgaaaaatccaaacgtgatgACTTGTTGCGGAATTTTTAAAatttcttttcaaaattcaattttgaCTTCGAGTAATTGtcgttatttttgttttcatcaaatgctCTTGCGTGTTTACATGTGCGCATACGTGCTAcctattgcctgttttctacactaacgatgcaagaacaaatgcaaagcaaaaaaaGCTAGACGAAaataaactacaaaccaaaaatacatatatacaaaccgcctaacgcaaaatgtatatatatacaaacaaaagtccaaaacaaggacaaatagctaCAACTACTCAACGCCTACCGGTGGGccagtctcggtctcacgaggagtcgcaggCAAAGCAGACACCATCTCCTGCTCGGgccccctctccggagaactctccaacgtctcgtagtccatcgtgacgcgaagctcctccgccgcagccaactgagacCTAAGAGAGGCAATCTtcgcatctcggctccgcaacccgtCCTCGCGACGCCTCAGCTCCTGGTCCTGACTGATGATCCCCATCCCCTGTGAATTGATCATCGACCTCGCTgcatccaactcagcacggacccga is a genomic window containing:
- the LOC141631294 gene encoding uncharacterized protein LOC141631294, translating into MDLNKKKFEVFTRGDLPSIQHVVNILATFSQWSGLNANLEKAEAYLGGVPSNIKAQILAVVGIHEGRFPFRYLGLPIHSSRLTTEMFDGLLLKIQMLAGQFSTKHLSYAGRIQVLNSAVFGLCNFWCTGLLLPKQIIKGIVKLSRDLFWGKNDGTKRIIFKSWQSICLPWEEGGFQIKDIGKWNQPIMLKWLWCLDHGRGAIWNLWTSNYLTNQCTIWTLTAKEYYSDCIRVIIQVRNECISKFGSLQAAEGVLEQCLVNHKFSLRKAYDALRESSIVMPVYKAISRGTMVPRHRVTLMMVVQQKLPTVDQLMGKGRILINRCCLCKQDSECASHMFFSCDYYTDVLSSIKHWINLNTPCTDLESLLLWANSRHKKKHWKHKWVRCSLGCLVSSLWTERNLRIFEGKERSTNQLVKEIQLIVSTLILNTVNDAVYTEVVVALNERPVFVD